In the genome of Pseudomonas sp. P5_109, one region contains:
- a CDS encoding ABC transporter ATP-binding protein: MAVASGAYKKALEGDQQPKQVLVKIDRVTKKFDETIAVDDVSLEIKKGEIFALLGGSGSGKSTLLRMLAGFERPTEGRIFLDGVDITDMPPYERPINMMFQSYALFPHMTVAQNIAFGLKQDKIPAAEVDARVAEMLKLVQMSQYAKRKPHQLSGGQRQRVALARSLAKRPKLLLLDEPMGALDKKLRSQMQLELVEIIERVGVTCVMVTHDQEEAMTMAERIAIMHLGWIAQIGSPIDIYETPTSRLVCEFIGNVNIFEGEVIDDAEGHATITCKDLDRQIYVGHGISTSVQDKSVTYAIRPEKLLVTADMPTCQYNWSSGKVHDIAYLGGHSVFYVELPSGKLVQSFVANAERRGQRPTWGDQVYVYWEDDSGVVLRS; this comes from the coding sequence ATGGCAGTTGCCTCCGGCGCCTATAAGAAAGCCCTCGAGGGCGACCAGCAACCTAAACAGGTGCTGGTCAAAATCGACCGGGTCACGAAGAAGTTCGACGAGACGATTGCGGTGGACGATGTGTCCCTGGAAATCAAGAAAGGCGAGATCTTCGCCCTGCTCGGCGGTTCGGGATCGGGCAAGTCCACTTTGCTGCGCATGCTCGCAGGTTTCGAACGGCCTACGGAGGGGCGGATCTTCCTCGATGGCGTAGACATCACCGACATGCCGCCCTACGAGCGGCCGATCAACATGATGTTCCAGTCCTACGCTTTGTTCCCGCACATGACCGTGGCGCAGAACATCGCCTTCGGTCTCAAGCAGGACAAGATCCCGGCCGCTGAAGTCGACGCCCGCGTGGCCGAAATGCTCAAGCTGGTACAGATGAGCCAGTACGCCAAGCGCAAGCCGCATCAATTGTCCGGTGGTCAGCGTCAGCGTGTGGCCCTGGCCCGTTCGCTGGCCAAGCGTCCGAAACTGCTGCTGCTCGACGAACCGATGGGCGCACTGGACAAGAAGCTGCGTTCGCAAATGCAGCTGGAGCTGGTCGAGATCATCGAGCGCGTCGGCGTGACTTGCGTCATGGTGACCCACGACCAGGAAGAGGCCATGACCATGGCCGAGCGCATCGCGATCATGCACCTGGGCTGGATCGCCCAGATCGGTAGCCCGATCGACATCTACGAAACCCCGACCAGCCGCCTGGTCTGCGAATTCATCGGTAACGTGAACATCTTCGAAGGCGAAGTGATCGACGACGCCGAAGGCCACGCAACCATCACCTGCAAAGACCTGGACCGCCAGATCTACGTCGGTCACGGCATCAGCACTTCGGTGCAGGACAAGTCGGTCACCTACGCGATCCGTCCGGAAAAACTGCTGGTCACCGCCGACATGCCGACCTGCCAGTACAACTGGTCCAGCGGCAAGGTGCATGACATCGCCTACCTCGGCGGCCACTCGGTGTTCTACGTCGAACTGCCAAGCGGCAAGCTGGTGCAGTCGTTCGTGGCCAACGCCGAGCGTCGCGGGCAGCGTCCGACCTGGGGTGATCAGGTCTACGTGTACTGGGAAGACGACAGCGGCGTGGTACTTCGCTCATGA
- a CDS encoding polyamine ABC transporter substrate-binding protein, which yields MPIFSLLRNAMLVGAGLTIAVSVQAAGTVHIYNWSDYIGETTLADFQKETGIKPVYDVFDSNETLEGKLLAGRTGYDVVVPSNHFLGKQIKAGAFQKLDKSQLPNYSNLDPVLLKRLEQNDPGNLYAVPYLWGTNGIGYNVDKVKAVLGIDKIDSWGVLFEPENIKKLHSCGVAFLDSADEMMPTVLNYMGLNANSTNPDDYKKATDKLLAVRPYVTYFHSSKYIADLANGDICVAIGFSGDIFQAKHRAEEAKKGVNIAYSIPKEGGALWFDMLAIPKDSKNVKEAHAFINYLLKPEVIAQVSDYVGYANPNPGSDKLMEQSIRTDEAVYPPQEVLDKTYVSIELPPNVQRLMTRSWTTVKTGK from the coding sequence GTGCCTATTTTTTCTTTGTTGCGCAATGCCATGCTGGTTGGCGCCGGGCTGACGATTGCTGTCAGTGTCCAGGCAGCCGGTACCGTGCATATTTATAACTGGTCGGACTACATCGGCGAGACCACTCTGGCCGACTTCCAGAAAGAGACCGGAATCAAGCCGGTTTATGATGTTTTCGACTCCAACGAAACCCTGGAAGGCAAGCTGCTGGCCGGGCGTACCGGCTACGACGTGGTCGTGCCGTCGAACCACTTCCTTGGCAAACAGATCAAGGCCGGGGCATTCCAGAAGCTCGACAAATCGCAGTTGCCGAACTATTCGAACCTCGACCCGGTGCTGCTCAAGCGCCTGGAGCAGAACGATCCGGGCAACCTGTACGCCGTGCCGTACCTGTGGGGCACCAACGGCATCGGTTACAACGTCGACAAGGTCAAGGCCGTACTGGGCATCGACAAGATCGACTCCTGGGGTGTGTTGTTCGAGCCGGAAAACATCAAGAAGCTGCATAGCTGTGGCGTCGCGTTCCTCGACTCCGCCGATGAAATGATGCCGACCGTGCTCAATTACATGGGCCTGAATGCCAACAGCACCAACCCTGACGATTACAAAAAGGCCACTGACAAGTTACTCGCTGTGCGCCCTTACGTGACTTACTTCCATTCTTCCAAGTACATCGCGGATCTGGCCAACGGCGATATCTGCGTGGCGATCGGTTTCTCCGGCGACATCTTCCAGGCCAAGCACCGTGCTGAAGAAGCCAAGAAGGGCGTGAACATCGCCTACTCGATTCCAAAAGAGGGCGGCGCGCTCTGGTTCGACATGCTGGCGATTCCAAAGGACTCGAAAAACGTCAAAGAGGCCCATGCCTTCATCAACTATTTGCTGAAGCCTGAGGTGATTGCCCAGGTCAGTGATTACGTCGGCTATGCCAACCCTAACCCGGGGTCGGACAAACTGATGGAACAGTCCATTCGCACCGACGAAGCGGTTTATCCACCGCAAGAGGTTCTCGACAAGACCTATGTGTCCATCGAGCTACCGCCGAATGTTCAACGCTTGATGACCCGCAGCTGGACCACGGTCAAGACGGGTAAATAG
- a CDS encoding ABC transporter permease subunit has protein sequence MKRFRFSSLMLVLGLLFIYLPMLILVIYSFNASKLVTVWGGWSIKWYVGLLDNSQLMGSVVRSLEIACYTAVAAVALGTLAAFVLTRITRFKGRTLFGGLVTAPLVMPEVITGLSLLLLFVAMAQMIGWPQERGIVTIWIAHTTFCAAYVAVVVSARLRELDLSIEEAAMDLGAKPWKVFFLITIPMIAPSLAAGGMMSFALSLDDLVLASFVSGPGSTTLPMEVFSAVRLGVKPEINAVASLILLAVSIVTFLVWFFSRRAEESRKRAIQQAIEEAAADSWKQPDVRRAQAPEAA, from the coding sequence ATGAAGCGCTTCCGTTTCTCCAGCCTGATGCTGGTACTGGGTCTGTTGTTCATCTACCTGCCGATGCTGATCCTGGTGATCTACTCGTTCAACGCCTCCAAGCTGGTAACGGTGTGGGGTGGCTGGTCGATCAAGTGGTACGTCGGCCTGCTCGACAACTCGCAACTGATGGGCTCGGTGGTGCGCTCGCTGGAAATCGCCTGCTACACGGCGGTGGCGGCGGTGGCATTGGGTACGCTGGCGGCATTCGTGCTGACCCGTATTACCCGCTTCAAGGGCCGTACGCTGTTCGGTGGCCTGGTCACCGCGCCGCTGGTAATGCCTGAGGTGATCACCGGTCTGTCGCTGTTGCTGCTGTTCGTGGCCATGGCGCAGATGATTGGCTGGCCGCAGGAACGCGGTATCGTCACCATCTGGATCGCCCACACCACGTTCTGTGCGGCCTATGTGGCGGTGGTGGTGTCGGCGCGCTTGCGTGAGCTGGACCTGTCCATCGAAGAAGCGGCCATGGACCTCGGCGCGAAACCGTGGAAGGTGTTCTTCCTGATCACCATCCCGATGATCGCGCCGTCGCTGGCAGCGGGCGGCATGATGTCCTTCGCGCTCTCCCTCGATGACCTGGTGCTGGCGAGCTTCGTGTCCGGCCCGGGTTCCACGACCTTGCCGATGGAAGTGTTCTCGGCGGTTCGCCTGGGGGTTAAACCCGAGATCAACGCCGTGGCCAGCCTGATCCTGCTGGCGGTGTCTATCGTGACCTTCCTGGTCTGGTTCTTCAGCCGTCGCGCCGAAGAAAGCCGCAAGCGTGCGATCCAGCAAGCGATCGAAGAAGCGGCAGCCGATTCGTGGAAGCAACCGGACGTGCGTCGCGCCCAGGCACCGGAAGCGGCATAA
- a CDS encoding GlxA family transcriptional regulator: MSKTVAIVVFAGVQSLDVTGPMDVFAEANRFLAPQDHYRLEVIGVERGMMACSNGLSLNAHRHFSEALEAYDLLLVAGGPQLPFMSFGVAFDTWLRDACGRAQRFGSICNGAFVLARAGLLEGRTVTTHWQDAADLAALCPSSRVEADRLYVEDGELFTSAGVTAGIDLSLYLLGRDHGPEVALNVAKRLVVFTQRSGGQSQFSPFLTPHAEATSAVAMVQHYVLANLTGDLAIADLANAANMSARNFSRVFAKEAKITPAEFVERARVDAARVMLESTRAPLKTVAYQCGFRDAQHMRSVFNRRLGVTPQQFRLNFAAMV; this comes from the coding sequence ATGAGTAAAACCGTAGCCATCGTGGTGTTCGCCGGCGTCCAGTCACTGGACGTCACCGGCCCCATGGATGTGTTTGCCGAGGCCAATCGCTTTCTTGCCCCACAGGACCACTATCGTCTGGAGGTGATCGGCGTCGAACGCGGGATGATGGCGTGCTCCAACGGCCTTTCACTCAACGCCCATCGACATTTCAGCGAAGCGCTGGAGGCGTACGACTTGCTACTGGTGGCCGGCGGGCCGCAGTTGCCGTTCATGAGTTTCGGTGTGGCATTCGACACCTGGCTGCGCGATGCCTGCGGGCGGGCGCAGCGCTTTGGCTCGATTTGCAATGGCGCCTTCGTGCTCGCCCGGGCCGGGTTGCTGGAGGGGCGCACGGTCACCACGCATTGGCAGGACGCAGCGGATCTGGCGGCGCTGTGTCCCTCGTCCCGGGTGGAAGCGGATCGACTGTATGTTGAGGACGGCGAGCTGTTCACCTCGGCGGGGGTCACTGCGGGTATCGATCTGTCCTTGTATCTATTGGGCCGGGATCACGGGCCGGAAGTGGCGCTGAATGTCGCCAAGCGGCTGGTGGTGTTCACCCAGCGTTCGGGCGGGCAATCGCAGTTCAGCCCGTTCCTCACGCCGCACGCCGAAGCGACTTCGGCGGTGGCGATGGTCCAGCATTATGTGCTGGCCAACCTGACCGGTGACTTGGCCATTGCCGACCTGGCCAACGCGGCCAACATGAGTGCGCGCAATTTTTCCCGGGTGTTTGCCAAGGAAGCGAAAATCACCCCGGCCGAGTTCGTCGAGCGTGCACGGGTCGATGCAGCGCGGGTGATGCTCGAAAGCACGCGTGCGCCGCTCAAGACCGTGGCCTATCAATGCGGTTTTCGCGATGCCCAGCACATGCGCAGTGTGTTCAATCGCAGGCTGGGGGTGACGCCGCAGCAGTTCAGGTTGAATTTTGCGGCGATGGTTTGA
- a CDS encoding HD domain-containing protein, translating into MSTTIAGIKIPDSTLARAATDYIRDIESDLLYHHSRRVFLFGALSGERKQLAYNPELLYIGAMFHDVGLVQGHRSDNERFEVDGANAAAAFLKPYGLSDDDIEQVWLSIALHTTPGVPRHLRPTVALVTAGVEMDVLGMDYAAFSTVQREAVVHAHPRGEGFKECIICAFADGLRHRPQTTFGNVKTDVLMDQEPGFKPMNFVEVIRKSPWVA; encoded by the coding sequence ATGAGCACCACCATCGCCGGTATCAAGATCCCCGACAGCACCTTGGCGCGGGCCGCCACCGACTACATCCGCGACATCGAATCCGACCTGCTTTACCACCACTCGCGCCGGGTATTCCTGTTCGGTGCATTGAGCGGCGAACGCAAGCAACTGGCCTACAACCCCGAGCTGCTGTACATCGGCGCGATGTTCCATGATGTCGGCCTGGTGCAAGGTCATCGCAGCGACAACGAGCGCTTCGAAGTCGATGGCGCCAATGCGGCAGCGGCGTTTCTCAAGCCTTACGGGCTGAGCGACGACGATATCGAACAGGTCTGGCTATCGATTGCCCTGCACACCACACCGGGCGTGCCCCGGCACTTGCGACCCACCGTGGCGCTGGTCACGGCAGGGGTCGAGATGGACGTACTGGGCATGGACTACGCAGCGTTTTCCACCGTGCAGCGTGAAGCGGTGGTGCATGCGCATCCACGGGGCGAGGGGTTCAAGGAGTGCATCATCTGTGCGTTTGCCGATGGCTTGCGTCATCGCCCGCAGACCACGTTCGGCAATGTGAAGACCGATGTGCTGATGGATCAGGAGCCGGGGTTCAAGCCGATGAACTTTGTCGAGGTCATTCGCAAATCCCCTTGGGTCGCATAA
- a CDS encoding ABC transporter permease subunit → MPGGRQVVIGIPFIWLFLFFMLPFFIVLKISFAEADVAIPPYTEIYSYAEQKLQLLLNLGNYVMLGGDELYIAAYLGSLKMALFSTILCLLIGYPMAYGISVARKEMQTVLVLLIMMPTWTAILIRVYAWMGILSNNGLLNGFLMSMGWINEPLQILNTNLAVYIGVVYSYLPFMILPLYANLVKHDQSLLEAASDLGSSTFNSFWKITVPLSKNGIIAGCMLVFIPVVGEFVIPELLGGPETLMIGKVLWQEFFNNRDWPVASALAVVMLAILIVPIILFNRSQAKEMEGKE, encoded by the coding sequence ATTCCCGGTGGCCGTCAGGTGGTCATCGGCATTCCATTCATCTGGCTGTTCCTGTTCTTCATGCTGCCGTTCTTCATCGTTCTGAAGATCAGCTTCGCCGAAGCAGACGTGGCCATTCCGCCGTACACCGAAATCTACAGCTACGCCGAACAGAAGCTGCAGCTGCTGCTTAACCTGGGCAACTACGTGATGCTCGGCGGTGATGAGCTGTACATCGCCGCTTACCTCGGCTCGTTGAAGATGGCGTTGTTCAGCACCATACTCTGCCTGCTGATCGGCTACCCGATGGCCTACGGCATCTCCGTTGCACGCAAGGAAATGCAAACGGTGCTGGTGCTGCTGATCATGATGCCGACCTGGACCGCGATCCTGATCCGCGTTTATGCGTGGATGGGCATCCTCAGCAACAACGGCCTGCTCAACGGTTTCCTGATGAGCATGGGCTGGATCAACGAACCGCTGCAGATCCTCAACACCAACCTGGCGGTCTACATCGGCGTGGTCTATTCCTACCTGCCGTTCATGATCCTGCCGCTGTACGCCAACTTGGTGAAGCATGACCAGAGCCTGCTGGAAGCTGCATCGGACCTGGGTTCGAGCACCTTCAACAGCTTCTGGAAAATCACCGTGCCGCTGTCGAAAAACGGCATCATCGCCGGCTGCATGCTGGTGTTCATCCCGGTGGTGGGCGAGTTCGTGATCCCGGAACTGCTCGGCGGTCCGGAAACCCTGATGATCGGTAAAGTGCTCTGGCAAGAGTTCTTCAACAACCGTGACTGGCCGGTGGCGTCTGCCCTGGCGGTGGTGATGCTGGCGATCCTGATTGTGCCGATCATTCTGTTCAACCGCAGTCAGGCCAAGGAAATGGAGGGTAAAGAATGA
- a CDS encoding penicillin acylase family protein has product MKRSLTALALLIVVLAAGAGGYLYSKQPSRQGMVELQHLQGSVSVRYDERGVPHIRADNETDLYRALGYVHAQDRLFQMEVLRRLARGELAEVLGPKLLDTDKLMRSLRIRERAETYFANLDKQSPSFIAMQAYLDGINQYQDSHAKPVEFDVLGIPKRPFTAQDTISIAGYMAYSFAAAFRTEPLLTFVRDQLGAEYLNIFDLDWQPKGVLNGTATPLASADWKDLNALARLSEQALADNGLPQFEGSNAWAVAGSRTQSGKPLLAGDPHIRFSAPSVWYEAHLSAPGFELYGHYQALMPFASLGVNRDFGWSITMFQNDDLDLIAEKVNPDNPNQVWYRGKWVDMTTSEQQIAVKGQAPVTLVLRQSPHGPIVNDALGSGVGKTPIAMWWAFLESQNPILEGFYQLNRADTLAKARGAAAKIQAPGLNVVWANAKGDIGWWAAAQLPKRPAGVRPWFILDGSTAESDKDGFYPFSANPQEENPARGYIVSANFQPVSPTGMEIPGYYNLADRGQQLNRQLSDKAVKWDLENSQKLQLGTTTAYGPRLLAPLLPVLREVVSDPAELEMVEQLAQWKGDYPLDSTSATLFNQFLFNLADATMRDELGNDFFETLLSTRVIDAALPRLAATADSPWWDNRNTLDKETRADTVKAAWQASLAHLKTTLGPDFTQWQWGKAHTLTHGHPLGQQKPLDLVFNVGPFAAPGTHEVPNNLSAKIGPAPWPVTYGPSTRRLIDFADPAHSLTVNPVGQSGVLFDSHYDDQAEAYIEGMYFQAHLNDEEVTANTRSTLKLLPARAAP; this is encoded by the coding sequence ATGAAACGCAGCCTGACCGCTCTCGCTCTGTTGATCGTCGTGCTGGCCGCCGGTGCCGGCGGATACCTCTACAGCAAGCAGCCGTCACGCCAGGGCATGGTGGAACTGCAACACTTGCAAGGCTCCGTCAGCGTGCGCTACGACGAGCGCGGTGTCCCGCACATCCGCGCCGACAACGAAACCGACCTGTACCGCGCCCTCGGCTATGTGCATGCCCAGGACCGCCTTTTCCAGATGGAAGTCCTGCGTCGCCTGGCCCGTGGCGAACTGGCTGAAGTACTCGGGCCAAAACTGCTCGACACCGACAAACTGATGCGCAGCCTGCGCATTCGCGAACGCGCCGAAACCTATTTCGCGAACCTCGACAAACAGTCGCCCTCCTTCATCGCCATGCAGGCCTATCTGGACGGAATCAACCAGTATCAGGACAGCCACGCCAAACCTGTGGAGTTCGATGTGCTGGGCATTCCAAAACGCCCGTTCACCGCCCAGGACACCATCAGCATCGCCGGCTACATGGCCTACAGTTTTGCCGCGGCCTTTCGTACCGAACCCTTGCTGACATTCGTGCGCGATCAACTGGGCGCCGAATACCTGAACATCTTCGATCTCGACTGGCAGCCCAAGGGCGTGCTCAACGGGACCGCTACCCCCTTGGCCAGCGCCGATTGGAAAGACCTCAATGCCCTCGCCCGCCTGAGCGAACAGGCCTTGGCCGACAACGGCCTGCCACAGTTCGAGGGCAGCAACGCCTGGGCCGTCGCGGGCAGCCGGACACAAAGCGGCAAGCCGTTGCTGGCGGGCGATCCGCATATCCGTTTTTCCGCGCCGTCGGTGTGGTACGAAGCGCACCTCTCGGCGCCGGGATTCGAACTCTACGGCCACTATCAGGCCCTGATGCCGTTCGCCTCCCTGGGCGTGAACCGCGACTTCGGCTGGAGCATCACCATGTTCCAGAACGACGACCTCGATCTGATCGCCGAGAAGGTCAACCCGGACAACCCCAATCAGGTCTGGTATCGCGGCAAGTGGGTAGACATGACGACCAGCGAGCAACAGATCGCGGTCAAGGGCCAGGCACCGGTAACGCTGGTGCTGCGCCAGTCGCCCCACGGCCCGATCGTCAACGATGCCTTGGGCAGCGGCGTTGGGAAAACACCGATTGCCATGTGGTGGGCGTTTCTCGAAAGCCAGAACCCGATCCTGGAAGGCTTCTACCAGCTCAATCGCGCCGATACCCTGGCCAAGGCCCGGGGCGCCGCGGCAAAGATCCAGGCCCCGGGCCTGAACGTTGTCTGGGCCAATGCCAAGGGTGACATCGGCTGGTGGGCGGCGGCGCAATTGCCTAAACGTCCGGCGGGGGTACGCCCGTGGTTCATCCTCGACGGCAGTACTGCCGAGTCGGACAAGGATGGTTTCTACCCGTTCAGTGCCAACCCCCAGGAAGAAAACCCGGCGCGGGGCTACATCGTCTCGGCCAACTTCCAGCCGGTGTCGCCGACCGGCATGGAGATTCCCGGCTATTACAACCTCGCCGATCGTGGCCAGCAGCTCAATCGCCAGCTCAGCGACAAAGCGGTCAAATGGGACCTGGAAAACAGCCAGAAGCTGCAACTGGGTACCACCACAGCCTACGGCCCGCGCCTGTTGGCACCGCTGCTGCCAGTGTTGCGCGAAGTGGTGAGCGATCCCGCCGAACTCGAAATGGTGGAGCAACTGGCCCAGTGGAAAGGCGATTACCCGCTCGACTCCACCAGCGCGACGCTGTTCAACCAGTTCCTGTTCAACCTGGCTGACGCGACGATGCGCGACGAACTGGGTAACGACTTCTTTGAAACACTGCTGTCGACCCGGGTGATCGACGCCGCGCTACCCCGCCTGGCCGCCACTGCCGATTCGCCGTGGTGGGACAACCGCAACACCCTCGACAAGGAAACCCGTGCCGATACAGTGAAGGCCGCCTGGCAAGCCAGCCTCGCGCACCTCAAGACCACCCTCGGTCCGGACTTTACGCAATGGCAGTGGGGCAAGGCGCACACCCTGACCCATGGCCATCCGTTGGGGCAACAGAAGCCGCTGGACCTGGTCTTCAATGTCGGCCCCTTCGCCGCACCCGGCACCCACGAAGTGCCGAACAACCTCTCGGCGAAGATCGGCCCGGCTCCCTGGCCTGTCACCTACGGCCCTTCGACCCGACGCCTGATCGACTTCGCCGACCCGGCCCACAGCCTGACCGTCAACCCGGTGGGCCAGAGCGGCGTACTGTTCGACAGTCACTATGATGATCAGGCCGAGGCTTACATCGAGGGGATGTATTTCCAGGCGCACCTCAATGATGAGGAAGTCACGGCCAATACCCGCAGTACGTTGAAGCTATTGCCGGCGCGGGCTGCACCCTAG